The following are encoded in a window of Saccharothrix longispora genomic DNA:
- the glmS gene encoding glutamine--fructose-6-phosphate transaminase (isomerizing), whose product MCGIVGYVGHRSALDVVLDGLRRLEYRGYDSAGVAVLDGAGGLAVERKAGRLTNLEARLDEVGREGFAGTAGMGHTRWATHGAPVDRNSHPHRDVTGQVAVVHNGIIENFAALRAELEADGVEMASDTDSETAAHLVARAYADGDTKGDLAASVRAVVRRLEGAFTLVVTHAEQPDLVVAARRSSPLVVGVGDGETFVASDVSAFIEHTREAVELGQDQVVVIDRDGYTVTDFHGDEALAKPFTVNWDLSAAEKGGHEYFMLKEIDEQPEALANTLRGHFRDGRIVLDEQRLSDQDLRDVDKVFVVACGSAYHSGLVAKYAIEHWTRLPVEVELASEFRYRDPVLDRDTLVVAVSQSGETADTLEAVRHARAQKARVLAVCNTNGAQIPRESDAVLYTHAGPEIGVASTKAFLAQIAANYLVGLALAQARGTKYPDEVAREFHELEAMPAAVQKVLGTVERVRALGRELADSKAVLFLGRHVGYPVALEGALKLKELAYMHAEGFAAGELKHGPIALIEPGLPVVVVMPSPQGRAQLHSKLVSNISEIQARGARTIVIAEEGDETVRPFADHLIEIPAVPTLLQPLISTVPLQVLAAEIARSRGYDVDKPRNLAKSVTVE is encoded by the coding sequence GTGTGCGGAATCGTGGGATATGTGGGCCACCGGTCGGCGTTGGACGTCGTGCTCGACGGTTTGCGGCGACTGGAGTACCGGGGCTACGACTCGGCGGGCGTCGCCGTCCTCGACGGCGCGGGCGGCCTGGCCGTCGAGCGCAAGGCGGGGCGGCTGACCAACCTGGAGGCCCGGCTCGACGAGGTCGGGCGCGAGGGCTTCGCGGGCACCGCCGGCATGGGCCACACCCGCTGGGCCACGCACGGGGCGCCGGTCGACCGGAACTCCCACCCGCACCGGGACGTCACCGGCCAGGTCGCGGTCGTCCACAACGGCATCATCGAGAACTTCGCCGCGCTGCGCGCCGAGCTGGAGGCCGACGGCGTCGAGATGGCGAGCGACACGGACTCCGAGACCGCCGCCCACCTCGTCGCCCGCGCCTACGCCGACGGTGACACCAAGGGCGACCTGGCGGCCAGCGTGCGCGCCGTCGTCCGCCGCCTGGAGGGCGCGTTCACCCTCGTCGTCACGCACGCCGAGCAGCCCGACCTGGTCGTCGCCGCCCGCCGCTCGTCCCCGCTGGTCGTGGGCGTCGGCGACGGCGAGACGTTCGTGGCCAGCGACGTGTCGGCGTTCATCGAGCACACCCGCGAGGCCGTCGAGCTGGGGCAGGACCAGGTCGTGGTCATCGACCGCGACGGCTACACCGTGACCGACTTCCACGGTGACGAGGCGCTGGCCAAGCCGTTCACGGTCAACTGGGACCTGTCCGCCGCCGAGAAGGGCGGCCACGAGTACTTCATGCTCAAGGAGATCGACGAGCAGCCCGAGGCGCTGGCCAACACGCTGCGCGGCCACTTCCGCGACGGCCGGATCGTGCTCGACGAGCAGCGGCTGTCCGACCAGGACCTGCGCGACGTCGACAAGGTGTTCGTGGTGGCCTGCGGTTCGGCCTACCACTCCGGCCTGGTCGCCAAGTACGCCATCGAGCACTGGACCCGCCTGCCCGTCGAGGTCGAGCTGGCGTCCGAGTTCCGCTACCGCGACCCGGTGCTCGACCGCGACACCCTCGTCGTCGCCGTCTCCCAGTCCGGCGAGACCGCCGACACGCTGGAGGCCGTGCGGCACGCCCGCGCGCAGAAGGCCCGCGTGCTGGCGGTGTGCAACACGAACGGCGCGCAGATCCCGCGCGAGTCCGACGCCGTGCTCTACACGCACGCCGGGCCCGAGATCGGCGTGGCGTCGACCAAGGCGTTCCTCGCCCAGATCGCGGCGAACTACCTCGTCGGCCTGGCCCTGGCACAGGCGCGCGGCACCAAGTACCCGGACGAGGTGGCCCGCGAGTTCCACGAGCTGGAGGCCATGCCCGCCGCCGTGCAGAAGGTGCTCGGCACCGTCGAGCGGGTCCGGGCGCTGGGCCGCGAGCTGGCCGACTCCAAGGCCGTGCTGTTCCTCGGCCGCCACGTCGGCTACCCGGTGGCGCTCGAAGGCGCGCTCAAGCTCAAGGAACTGGCGTACATGCACGCCGAGGGCTTCGCGGCGGGCGAGCTGAAGCACGGCCCGATCGCGCTGATCGAGCCCGGCCTGCCGGTCGTCGTGGTCATGCCGTCGCCCCAGGGCCGCGCGCAGCTGCACTCGAAGCTCGTGTCCAACATCTCGGAGATCCAGGCCCGCGGCGCGCGCACCATCGTGATCGCCGAGGAGGGCGACGAGACCGTGCGGCCGTTCGCGGATCACCTGATCGAGATCCCCGCGGTGCCGACGCTGCTCCAGCCGCTGATCTCCACCGTGCCGCTCCAGGTGCTCGCCGCGGAGATCGCCCGCAGCCGCGGGTACGACGTGGACAAGCCCCGCAACCTCGCGAAGTCCGTCACCGTCGAGTAG
- a CDS encoding dienelactone hydrolase family protein, which yields MSGYSAKQVLDQLGRPGPHPVLRGDLALVGLPGLVYTPASGLGLPAVAFGHGWLQPVERYRALLRHLASWGVVAAAPGTQRGPLMSARLLSGNLRTTLDVLTGVRLGDGGISVDTERLAVAGHSMGGGAAVLAAADDSRVRAVVTFAASETRPSALDAARRVTAAGLHLAAGEDRIAPPVGHAEAIADAWQGPVQLRSLPGTGHLGFAEGRHWSELLLDGKGERSTQRIARALTTAFLLRLLRGEKQWDALLDHDVKGARLDYQRGPLARR from the coding sequence GTGAGCGGTTACTCGGCGAAGCAGGTGCTCGACCAGCTCGGCAGGCCCGGCCCGCACCCCGTGCTGCGCGGCGACCTCGCCCTGGTCGGACTCCCCGGTCTGGTCTACACGCCCGCGTCCGGCCTCGGCCTGCCCGCGGTCGCGTTCGGGCACGGCTGGTTGCAGCCCGTCGAGCGCTACCGGGCGCTGCTGCGGCACCTCGCGTCCTGGGGCGTCGTGGCCGCCGCGCCCGGCACGCAGCGCGGTCCCCTGATGTCCGCCCGCCTGCTCTCCGGGAACCTGCGCACCACGCTCGACGTGCTCACCGGTGTCCGGCTCGGCGACGGCGGGATCAGCGTGGACACCGAGCGCCTCGCCGTGGCGGGGCACTCGATGGGCGGCGGGGCCGCCGTGCTGGCCGCCGCCGACGACAGCCGGGTGCGCGCGGTCGTGACGTTCGCCGCATCCGAGACCCGACCGTCCGCACTGGACGCCGCCCGCCGCGTCACCGCCGCCGGCCTGCACCTGGCCGCCGGCGAGGACCGCATCGCACCGCCCGTCGGGCACGCCGAGGCCATCGCCGACGCCTGGCAGGGCCCCGTGCAGCTGCGGTCGCTGCCCGGCACCGGCCACCTCGGGTTCGCCGAGGGCAGGCACTGGAGCGAACTGCTCCTCGACGGCAAGGGCGAGCGGTCCACCCAGAGGATCGCGCGAGCGCTGACCACCGCGTTCCTGCTGCGCCTGCTGAGGGGCGAGAAGCAGTGGGACGCCCTGCTCGACCACGACGTCAAGGGCGCGCGGCTCGACTACCAGCGCGGTCCGCTCGCCCGACGCTGA